The genomic segment CAATGACAAACGGGATCACCACCCGATCGCCCTTCTGCAAATTCTTTACATCACGCCCGCTCTCCACCACTTCGCCCATAAATTCATGACCAAAAATATCGCCGTGCTCAACCTTCGGGATCTTCCCACGATATAGATGCAGATCGGAGCCGCAAATAGCCGTAGCCGTGACGCGCAAAATAATATCGTCAGGTTGTTCAATGACAGGATCGGGAACATTATCAATACGAACATGGTGCGGACCGTGGTACGTGAGTGCTTTCATGCGACCTCCGAAAGGATGTGGGTAAGCTCCTAAAAGGGTAGCGTCCTCTGAGGATTAGCCCGTGAATATGGCCGTTTTGAGAATTATCCTGGTGAGACAAAAAGTGCAGGCGAGGCTACAGAAACCAGTAATACTTTGTGTTTGAATAGATTATGCGTTTATCAACAAGGAGAAGCGGGAATGTATCAGACAATCATTATGCCGGTTGATGTTTTCGAAATGGAACTGAGTGACAAAGCGGTACGTCACGCTGAGTTTCTGGCGCAGCAGGAGGGAATTATTCATCTTTTACACGTCCTGCCCGGCTCTGCCAGCCTGAGTCTTCACCGCTTTGCCGCCGACGTGCGCCGCTTCGAAGAGCATCTCCAGAACGAAGCCGAAACGCGCCTGCAAACCATGGCCGGGCACTTTAGCATCGACCCGGCGCGCATTAAAACCCACGTCCGTTTTGGCAGCGTGCGCGATGCCGTCAATGAACTGGCGAGCGAACTGAACGCCGACGTGGTGGTCATTGGTTCACGTAATCCTTCTATCAGCACCCACCTGTTAGGGTCGAACGCCTCCAGCGTGATCCGCCATACCCACATTCCGGTGATGGTGGTGCGATAAAAAAAAGAGGCCACCTTTCGGCGGCCTCTCGCTATTGCAGGTGTCGTCTTATTTTCTTTTTTTATGCCGTTTTGGTGCGAATCAAATAGTCAAACGCGCTGAGTGACGCTTTCGCACCTTCGCCAGTGGCGATGATGATCTGTTTGTACGGCACGGTGGTGCAGTCGCCCGCCGCAAATACGCCCTTGACGCTGGTTTCGCATTTCGCATCAATGATGATTTCGCCCATACGGTTGCGCTCAATCGCGCCTTCAAGCCATGTGGTGTTTGGCAACAGACCAATCTGCACAAAGATCCCGGATAGCGCTACGCTGTGAACATCGCCGCTTACGCGGTCGCGATATTCGATGCCGATCACTTTGCTGCCATCGCCCTTCACTTCCGTGGTCTGCGCATTCAACACGATGTCGACGTTTTTCAGGCTGCGGACTTTATCCTGCAGCACCTGATCCGCTTTCATCTCTGGCGCGAACTCCAGCAGGGTGACGTGTTCAACGATACCCGCCAGGTCGATAGCCGCTTCCACGCCGGAGTTACCGCCGCCGATTACCGCCACGCGCTTACCTTTAAACAGCGGGCCATCGCAGTGCGGGCAGTAGGTTACACCTTTGGTGCGATACTGATCTTCACCCGGCACGTTCATGTTGCGCCATTTTGCGCCGGTAGCAATGATAATACTGCGAGCTTTCAGCACCGCGCCGGAGGCCGTTTCTACCTGGTGTAACCCGCCTTCAACCGCTGCCGGAACCAGCCTGCTGGCGCTCTGACTGTCAATCACGTCCACGTCGTAATCATCGACGTGTGCCTTGAGCGCGCCCGCCAGTTTCTGGCCTTCGGTCTTCGGCACCGAGATGTAGTTTTCGATGTCTACAGTATCCAGCACCTGGCCGCCAAAGCGCTCGCCCATCAGACCGGTGCGAATGCCTTTACGTGCCGAATAAACCGCCGCCGCCGCGCCTGCCGGGCCGGAACCGACAATCAATACATCATAAGCATCACGTTTGTTCAGCGCTTCCGCCGCGCGTTTTTCTGCGCCTGTATCCACTTTAGCCACGATTTCCGTCAGGGTCATACGGCCCTGGCCAAATGCATTACCGTTCAGGTAGACCGCCGGAACGCCCATCACGTTGCGATCGGTAATTTCTTGCCCGAAGGTGCCGCCATCAATCGCTGTGTGTTTGATACGCGGGTTTAGCACCGACATCAGATTCAGCGCTTGTACCACATCCGGGCAGTTATGGCAGGAAAGCGAGTAGTACGTTTCAAATTCAAAATCGCCGTCGATATCGCGGATCTGCTCCAGCAGCGTCTGCGCCTCTTTTGACGGATGGCCACCGGTCCACAGCAGCGCCAGCACCAGTGAGGTAAATTCGTGCCCCAGCGGAGAACCGGCAAAGCGCGGGCCCTGGTCAGAGCCTGGATTAGCGATCAGGAAAGAAGGCTTACGCACTGCCAGAGCGTTATCTTCTTTGAAGGTCACTTTAGGTGACAGTTCGGCGATCTCTGCCAGCAGCGCTTTGATTTCTGCCGATTTAGCGCTGTCGTCCAGCGTTGCAATCAGCTCAACAGGTTTAGTCAGTTTCTCAAGGTACGCCCTGAGCTGGGTTTTCATGTTAGTGTCGAGCATTATTCTTCCCTCTCTAAAAACGTCATCATGCAAGCTGCCTGCTACAGGCGGCCAGAATGCAACTTGCATCATGGTGCTGAAATGAAATGGGCGCGGGTGCGCCCATTGATTACCGGATGGGCAAAACTTAGATCTTACCGACCAGGTCCAGAGATGGCGCCAGGGTCGCTTCGCCTTCTTTCCATTTCGCCGGGCACACTTCGCCTGGGTGAGAAGCGACGTACTGTGCCGCTTTCACTTTGCGCAGCAGGTCAGATGCATCACGGCCGATACCTTCAGCGGTAACTTCGATAGCCTGGATAATGCCCTGCGGGTCAACAACGAAGGTGGCACGATCGGCCAGGCCTTCATCTTCACGCATGTTGTCGAAGTTACGGGTCAGGGCGCCAGTCGGGTCGCCGATCATCGCATATTTGATTTTGGCGATGGTTTCAGAGCTGCCGTGCCACGCTTTGTGGGTGAAATGGGTGTCAGTAGAGACAGAGTAAACGTCTACGCCCAGTTTCTGCAATTCGTCGTAATGATCCGCCACGTCGCCCAGTTCGGTCGGGCAAACGAAGGTAAAATCAGCCGGATAGAAGAAGAACACGCTCCAGCGGCCTTCAGTATCTTTCTCGGTAACTTCGATGAATTCACCGTTTTTGAACGCCTGGTTTTTGAAAGGTTTAATTTTGGTGTTAATCAAAGACATCTGTACTTCCTCCGTGTTTTCGTTGAGAAGTAAGGTAACCCACTTTTACTGCAAGGGCTAATGCGTTTGCATTATCAAATCAATCAGCCATACCTTACAACCCATACAAGACAACCATGTGAACTAAATGAATGAAAAGCCCGAATGTAAAAAGGCCGCCCTAATGGGCGGCCCTGATACCTGAACTTCCCACAGGAACTTTCAGTGCCAGCTCTCACTGACGTTGCGTTGCGCTCTACCAACCTTTTTATCAAGGCCGTAACAGCGTCTTGATTACACCACCCGTGGCGGCACAGGGCAATGCGCAGAACAGGCATTCGTATCTATGGCTGTGATAGGTTTCATCAAAGAAGACTGTTGTATTGAGTGGTAACGTCTGCCGTTTATTAAATAAAAAAATGTGATAATTAAATAGCAATGCATAAACGTAACTTTTTTTATTCATATCTATTATTACTCTAAACGATAAAAATACCTTAACTCTGCTTGAAGCGCTATTTCATTAATCTCCTGCCGTGATATATTAAGTCCGCATTCAATTTAATTTAAGCGGGTAAAGCGAATGTCTGGCAAATGGTTAGCTTCGTTCTATAGTTATCAGTAATGTGCTAACCCACACGGCTTACTCAGGATAAAACATGGCAAACCTCTACGACCTTAAAAAATTTGATTTAAATCTTCTGGTGATTTTCGAGTGTATCTTTCAGCACCTGAGCATTAGCAAGGCAGCAGAAACGCTTTACATAACGCCATCAGCGGTCAGCCAATCACTGCAGCGCCTGCGAAACCAGCTTAACGACCCCCTGTTTATTCGTTCAGGCAAAGGGATCACGCCAACGACCGTAGGGACCAATCTCCATATTCACCTGGAACAAAACCTGAACCACCTCGAACAAACCATCAATATCATGCACGGTTCCTTGCTGAAGAAGAATTTTGTCATCTATTGTCCACAAATATTGACACCCCATACTTTTATCGCCCCGATGTCATTGTTAATGCAGGAGCATAATTACGAAATTGAGTTACATGATGTCCTTATCACGCCAGACTCTGCCGAGGATCTACTCGCCTACCGTAAGGCCGATCTGGTCTTCTCACTGGCCGCGGTGAACAACCGCTCGGTTGTCTGCGTTCCCTTCGTACAACACCCTGTCATTCTGGTGTGTCGTCAGGATCACCCCCGAATTAAAGAAAGTGCCACACTTGAGGACCTGCGTACCGAGAAATTCACGCGCTATCTTAGTGAGGAACCCGGAATCAAAGCGTATCAACAGAACGCTGAAGCCTGTCTGGCAGACAGAAACATTGGTTTTAGCAGCGACTCTCTCATCTCGATAACCACCATGATCGCCTCAACTGATTTGCTGGGTGCCATACCCGTGGCGCTATACGAGCAATATCGCGACGTCATGAGACTCAAAAAGATCGCCACACCCTTCACGCTTCCCACAATAAATATTTTTATGCTTTATAATCGTTCCGCGTTGACGAGCGCTATATTCGCGAAATTTATAGAACAAATTACACAAAAGTAATACTGGCTGGCTGCCTGTCGCAGCCGGTTATGCTATCAAACATTTCCTAAACAAATAGATTATAAAAAAATACAATTTATTCGTTCCCTCGCCTTTAGTTTGACTACTATTATCCTCTTTTCTTATTGACACAACGATTTGGTATCTATTTCCAGGAGGAGCTTGCTATTGTCAATTTATAAGCACCCAATAAATAAAGATGTCCTCGAAGCAGCCACAGAGCGTATCTCGTGGACGCTTGAGAATTTTCCACAGGTTTGCGTTTCTTTTTCCGGCGGCAAAGATTCCACCGTCATGCTCCACTTAACGGCTCAGGTGGCGAGGCGAAAAGGGAAAAAAATACACTTGCTTTTTATCGACTGGGAAGCACAGTTCACCTGTACTATTCAACATGTCAATAAAATGATCGTGCAATACGGCGATATTATTGAGAAGTGCTGGTGGGTTGCCCTACCGCTCACCACGCAAAATTCACTGTCACAATTCCAGCCGGAATGGCAGTGCTGGGAGCCGGGTCAAAACTGGGTCCGCCAGCCGCCGGAAGATGCGATCACGGAACCCGTCTATTTTGATTTTTACCAGCCAGGGATGACGTTCGAAGCCTTTGTCCGTGCATTCTCTGACTGGTTTGCCCAAAAACGTCCGGCGGCAATGATGGTAGGGATCCGCGCCGATGAATCTTACAACCGCTTTTTGACTATTGCCAACGCGCGAAAACAGCGTTTTGCCGATGACAAACCCTGGACGACCGTCGCTCCGGGCGGGCATGCCTGGTACATCTACCCGCTTTACGACTGGAAAACCGCCGATATCTGGACATGGTTTGCGAAAACGGGTGGTCGTTATAATCCCCTTTACGAGCTGATGTTTCAGGCCGGCGTACCGCTGCGTTATATGCGCATCTGTGAACCCTTTGGCCCGGAACAGCGCCAGGGGCTGTGGCTCTACCACGTTATTGAACCCGAACGCTGGGCTGCGATGTGTGAACGGGTAAGCGGCGTACGCAGCGGCGGTATCTACGCCGGGCATGACAATCATTTTTATGGGCATCGCAAAATTCTGAAACCTGATCACCTCTGCTGGCGCGAGTACGCCATGCTACTTCTCGACAGCATGCCGCACGCAACAGCAGAACATTACCGCAATAAAATCGCCATCTACCTGCACTGGTATCAGAAAAAAGGTATGCCTGATATTCCCGACCTCCAGCAAAGCGATACAGGCGCGAAAGATATTCCGTCATGGCGACGGATCTGTAAAGTGTTACTTAATAACGATTACTGGTGTCGTGCACTCTCATTCAGTCCCAACAAACCCATGCATTACCAGCTATACAATGAACGAATAAAAGCAAAACGCCAGCAATGGGGGATCTTATGCAACAACGATTAATCAAAGAGATGGCAAGCTATCTTCAGTCACTTCCTGAAGAACAAAAAATTGAAGCTATTAACGCCTTTCGCCAGGCGATCCACGAAAATAGCCCTTTTCACAATCAGCCCATCGACTGTGTACTGTGGATAAAACACGATGAGATTAGTGCCAATGATTACAACCCCAACAATGTCGCGCCGCCGGAAAAACGCTTGCTCACTCAATCACTGGAACTGGACGGATTCACGCAGCCGATCGTCGTGACGGAAAGTACCCCCTCACACTACGAAATTGTAGATGGTTTTCACCGTCACGATATCGTTGCCAGTCGGGCGGCGTTAACCCGTCAGCTCAAAGGCTATATGCCGGTCACCTGCTTACGTAAAGAACGACAGAAAAAGCATGACCGGATGGCGGCAACCATTCGCCACAATCGCGCACGTGGCCGTCACCAGATTAACGCCATGTCAGATCTGGTGCGTGAGCTTTTTCAGCTTGGCTGGGATGACACAAAAATTGGCAAGGAGCTTGGCATGGACGGTGACGAAGTGCTACGCCTTAAGCAGATCAACGGCCTGCTGGAGCTCTTTGCAGACCGCCGCTATTCCCAAGCCTGGACGGTGAAATAATCAGAGTTTGTTTAAGCGCTCCGCCGCTGCCAGCAGCGTTGACGCCTGTTTTGCAAAGCACAGACGAATCAGCTTATGCGGGAAAGGATCGGCGCAGAATACTGACAGCGGAATAGCCGCTACGCCCGCCTCTTTGGTCAGCCACTGGCAGAAACTCACGTCGTCCAGGCTGGAAATTGCGCTGTAGTCGGCCAGCAGGAAGTAAGTCCCTTCGCAGGGCAATATTTCCAGACGGCTTTGGCTTAAGGCATTCACAAACAGGTCCCGTCGGGAGCGGTAGAAATCGGGCAACTGGCGATAGTGTTCCGGTTGAGCGCGCAGCATATCCGCCAGCGCCAGTTGGGCAGGGGTATTCACGGAAAAGGTCAGATACTGGTGAACTTTACGCACCTCAGCCCCGATCGCAGCGGGCGCCACGCAGTACCCCACCTTCCAGCCGGTCATGTGGTAGGTTTTACCGAATGATGAGACGGCGATGGCGCGCTCACGAAGCCGCGGATGCGCCAGCACGCTGGCGTGTCCTTCCCCGGCAAAGCAGATATGTTCATACACTTCGTCGCTAAGAACATAGATTTCATGCTCAGCGATGGCCTGCCACAGGGCGGTAAAATCGCTCTTCTGCCACACCGTCGCCGTCGGATTGTGCGGCGTATTGAGGATCACCAGCCGGGTTTTATCGCTCAGTAAGGCCGCAAACGCCTGCCAGTCAGGACGAAAGTGCGGCGGCTGCAGCGCCACGCGTTTTACCACGCCGCCGGAGAGTGTTATCGCGGGCGCGTAGCTGTCATAGCCTGGTTCAAAGCAGATCACCTCATCCCCGGTGCGCACAAGGGCCGCGATCGCAGCGTACAGCGCTTCGGTAGCACCTGCGGTTACCGTGACCTCGCTGTTGGCATCCGGTTGATAACCATAAAGTTCAGCCGTTTTATCGGCTATGGCTTCACGCAAGCTTTGCGCCCCGGTCATGGGAGCATACTGATTCGCCCCCTGCGCAACATGGTACGCCAGACGCTCCTGTAAATAGCCTGGACCGTCAAAATCCGGGAAGCCTTGCGACAGATTAATGGCATTGTGCTCCTGCGCCAGGGCGCTCATCCGGGAAAAAATAGTAGTACCGAGATTGGGGAGTTTACTGTCTGGAATCAATGGGTTGTTACTCATTGCGTTAGGCCTGCTTGTAATACTTATGTTGCTGCCACTATAACACGATGTTAATCTTTGGCAATCAAGACGCTTAGACGTCTAAACAATATGACTATTCCTGGCCGGGAGGGTAAAAGGAAATGACCGACAACCTGCAACTCACGCAACTGGTCGAGGCCTGCCGCTGGATAGGTGCCAAAGGTTGGGCGCCAGCCACCGGTGGCAATATGTCGGTGCGTCATGATGAGCGCCTTTGCTGGCTCAGCGAATCCGGCAAAGACAAAGGCAGCCTGACCACGCGCGATTTTATGCAGGTAGAGATCGACACCAGTCGCGCCCCGTCAGAACGCAAACCGTCGGCCGAAACCGCGCTGCACACCCTTATTTATCGCCTTTACCCTCAGGCCAGCGCCGTATTGCACGTCCATACCGTCAACGCCACGGTATTGTCACGGCTGGTCAAAGGCCCGGAACTGAGAATAAGCGGCTTTGAGATGCAAAAATCCCTTAGCGGGCAGACGACTCATCTGGACACCCTGACCATCCCGGTATTTGATAACGACCAGGATATCGACGCCCTCGCCTCACGTATCGCCTGTTACGCGCAAGAACGTCCGCTTAATTATGGTTTTCTTCTACGCGGCCATGGCTTAACCTGCTGGGGACGCGATGTGGCAGAAGCCCGCCGTCATCTTGAAGGGTTGGAATTCCTTTTTGAATGCGAAATGCGTTTACGACAACGGGAGAAAATATGATTCGCGCAATTGTGACGGATATTGAAGGGACCACCAGCGATATCTGTTTTGTCCATGATGTTTTGTTCCCCTATGCGCGTGAGCGGCTGGCGACCTTTGTGACCGCGCAGCAATACGCCGAGCCGGTCAAATCGATTCTGGATAACCTGCGCGATGAAACAGGCTCTGCGCACGCCAGCGTTAGCGAGCTTATCAATATTCTGCTCGTCTTTATAGATGAAGACCGTAAATCGACCGCGCTGAAGGCGCTGCAGGGCATCATCTGGCAGGACGGCTACGTCAATGGCGACTTTACCGGCCACCTTTACCCGGACGTACTGCCCGCGCTGGAAAAATGGAAGGCACAAGGCATTGATCTCTATGTTTATTCCTCTGGCTCCGTTGCGGCGCAGAAATTGTTATTTGGCTACAGCGACGAAGGTGATATTACTCATCTGTTCAGCGGCTATTTTGACACGCATATCGGCGCCAAGCGCGAGGTGCAGTCTTACCAGAACATAGCGACGCAAACGGGCATCCCCCCGTCGCTGATCCTGTTCCTGTCGGATATTCATCAGGAGCTGGACGCTGCTGAACAGGCAGGTTTTCGTACCCTGCAGCTGATTCGCGGCGATGATGACGGCGCAAGCCATCACCATCAGGTCCATCAGTTTGACGAGATTAATCCGGAGCAGATCCCTTCATGAGCGCATTAACTGTTTTTTCTGTTAAAGACCCGAGCCAGCATCAGTGGCACACTACCGACGCGGCAGAGATCACACAACGCCTCAGCGCCAAAGGCGTACGCTTTGAACGCTGGGCGGCCGACCGCGATATGGGCCGGGATCCTGCCCCCGAGGCGGTGATCGACGCCTATCAACATGCGATCGACAAACTGGTGGCTGAGAAAGGCTACCAGAGTTGGGACGTGATCGGCCTGCGCGCCGATAACCCGCAAAAAGAGACACTGCGCGCGAAATTCCTCAACGAGCATACCCACGGCGAAGACGAAGTGCGCTTCTTTGTCGAAGGCGCAGGGCTATTCTGTCTGCACATTGGCAATGAGGTGTATCAGGTATTGTGCGAGAAAAACGATCTGATCTCAGTGCCAGCGGGCACCCCGCACTGGTTTGATATAGGCTCCGAGCCGAATTTTACCGCCATTCGCATTTTCGATAATCCGCAAGGATGGGTCGCACAGTTTACCGGCGACGCGATAGCGGATGCCTATCCGCGACTGGCATAGCAAACATCATTTTAGGTGAGCAGCGTTTTTTAAATTGAATGTCTTTCAGACTCTCCAGGTTTTGGTCAGGAAACCACTGGCGTCAATAATATCTTCAAGGCCAACGGTTTTAACCCGCAATGTCTGATTCGAAATATCCCGATGCGTCTCACTGCCGTAAGCCAAATTATTTAATAACGGATAGTTTGCATCCGCGTCGACAATCGGCAACAGCAATTTCATGGCTTCAGTATACAGTTGGCCATTGAGGTCAAATCCCTTTTGAGCAGCCACATACACTGTTTCAAAAAAAATGAGTGATAACCGTTGCGGATCATAAAGCAGCATTTGCGGGCTGGTATTGGTTATAACCGCACAATTTGTCGTCTTTGATGACCCAGGAGTCAGCGTAATTGCTCACGCGTCAATTGCCTGTAGCGCGGCTAAAT from the unidentified bacterial endosymbiont genome contains:
- a CDS encoding pyridoxal phosphate-dependent aminotransferase encodes the protein MSNNPLIPDSKLPNLGTTIFSRMSALAQEHNAINLSQGFPDFDGPGYLQERLAYHVAQGANQYAPMTGAQSLREAIADKTAELYGYQPDANSEVTVTAGATEALYAAIAALVRTGDEVICFEPGYDSYAPAITLSGGVVKRVALQPPHFRPDWQAFAALLSDKTRLVILNTPHNPTATVWQKSDFTALWQAIAEHEIYVLSDEVYEHICFAGEGHASVLAHPRLRERAIAVSSFGKTYHMTGWKVGYCVAPAAIGAEVRKVHQYLTFSVNTPAQLALADMLRAQPEHYRQLPDFYRSRRDLFVNALSQSRLEILPCEGTYFLLADYSAISSLDDVSFCQWLTKEAGVAAIPLSVFCADPFPHKLIRLCFAKQASTLLAAAERLNKL
- the uspG gene encoding universal stress protein UspG, which gives rise to MYQTIIMPVDVFEMELSDKAVRHAEFLAQQEGIIHLLHVLPGSASLSLHRFAADVRRFEEHLQNEAETRLQTMAGHFSIDPARIKTHVRFGSVRDAVNELASELNADVVVIGSRNPSISTHLLGSNASSVIRHTHIPVMVVR
- a CDS encoding methylthioribulose 1-phosphate dehydratase is translated as MTDNLQLTQLVEACRWIGAKGWAPATGGNMSVRHDERLCWLSESGKDKGSLTTRDFMQVEIDTSRAPSERKPSAETALHTLIYRLYPQASAVLHVHTVNATVLSRLVKGPELRISGFEMQKSLSGQTTHLDTLTIPVFDNDQDIDALASRIACYAQERPLNYGFLLRGHGLTCWGRDVAEARRHLEGLEFLFECEMRLRQREKI
- the mtnC gene encoding acireductone synthase, which translates into the protein MIRAIVTDIEGTTSDICFVHDVLFPYARERLATFVTAQQYAEPVKSILDNLRDETGSAHASVSELINILLVFIDEDRKSTALKALQGIIWQDGYVNGDFTGHLYPDVLPALEKWKAQGIDLYVYSSGSVAAQKLLFGYSDEGDITHLFSGYFDTHIGAKREVQSYQNIATQTGIPPSLILFLSDIHQELDAAEQAGFRTLQLIRGDDDGASHHHQVHQFDEINPEQIPS
- a CDS encoding phosphoadenosine phosphosulfate reductase; translation: MSIYKHPINKDVLEAATERISWTLENFPQVCVSFSGGKDSTVMLHLTAQVARRKGKKIHLLFIDWEAQFTCTIQHVNKMIVQYGDIIEKCWWVALPLTTQNSLSQFQPEWQCWEPGQNWVRQPPEDAITEPVYFDFYQPGMTFEAFVRAFSDWFAQKRPAAMMVGIRADESYNRFLTIANARKQRFADDKPWTTVAPGGHAWYIYPLYDWKTADIWTWFAKTGGRYNPLYELMFQAGVPLRYMRICEPFGPEQRQGLWLYHVIEPERWAAMCERVSGVRSGGIYAGHDNHFYGHRKILKPDHLCWREYAMLLLDSMPHATAEHYRNKIAIYLHWYQKKGMPDIPDLQQSDTGAKDIPSWRRICKVLLNNDYWCRALSFSPNKPMHYQLYNERIKAKRQQWGILCNND
- a CDS encoding 1,2-dihydroxy-3-keto-5-methylthiopentene dioxygenase, translated to MSALTVFSVKDPSQHQWHTTDAAEITQRLSAKGVRFERWAADRDMGRDPAPEAVIDAYQHAIDKLVAEKGYQSWDVIGLRADNPQKETLRAKFLNEHTHGEDEVRFFVEGAGLFCLHIGNEVYQVLCEKNDLISVPAGTPHWFDIGSEPNFTAIRIFDNPQGWVAQFTGDAIADAYPRLA
- a CDS encoding IbrB-like domain-containing protein, which codes for MQQRLIKEMASYLQSLPEEQKIEAINAFRQAIHENSPFHNQPIDCVLWIKHDEISANDYNPNNVAPPEKRLLTQSLELDGFTQPIVVTESTPSHYEIVDGFHRHDIVASRAALTRQLKGYMPVTCLRKERQKKHDRMAATIRHNRARGRHQINAMSDLVRELFQLGWDDTKIGKELGMDGDEVLRLKQINGLLELFADRRYSQAWTVK
- the citR gene encoding DNA-binding transcriptional repressor CitR, yielding MANLYDLKKFDLNLLVIFECIFQHLSISKAAETLYITPSAVSQSLQRLRNQLNDPLFIRSGKGITPTTVGTNLHIHLEQNLNHLEQTINIMHGSLLKKNFVIYCPQILTPHTFIAPMSLLMQEHNYEIELHDVLITPDSAEDLLAYRKADLVFSLAAVNNRSVVCVPFVQHPVILVCRQDHPRIKESATLEDLRTEKFTRYLSEEPGIKAYQQNAEACLADRNIGFSSDSLISITTMIASTDLLGAIPVALYEQYRDVMRLKKIATPFTLPTINIFMLYNRSALTSAIFAKFIEQITQK
- the ahpC gene encoding alkyl hydroperoxide reductase subunit C, whose translation is MSLINTKIKPFKNQAFKNGEFIEVTEKDTEGRWSVFFFYPADFTFVCPTELGDVADHYDELQKLGVDVYSVSTDTHFTHKAWHGSSETIAKIKYAMIGDPTGALTRNFDNMREDEGLADRATFVVDPQGIIQAIEVTAEGIGRDASDLLRKVKAAQYVASHPGEVCPAKWKEGEATLAPSLDLVGKI
- the ahpF gene encoding alkyl hydroperoxide reductase subunit F — encoded protein: MLDTNMKTQLRAYLEKLTKPVELIATLDDSAKSAEIKALLAEIAELSPKVTFKEDNALAVRKPSFLIANPGSDQGPRFAGSPLGHEFTSLVLALLWTGGHPSKEAQTLLEQIRDIDGDFEFETYYSLSCHNCPDVVQALNLMSVLNPRIKHTAIDGGTFGQEITDRNVMGVPAVYLNGNAFGQGRMTLTEIVAKVDTGAEKRAAEALNKRDAYDVLIVGSGPAGAAAAVYSARKGIRTGLMGERFGGQVLDTVDIENYISVPKTEGQKLAGALKAHVDDYDVDVIDSQSASRLVPAAVEGGLHQVETASGAVLKARSIIIATGAKWRNMNVPGEDQYRTKGVTYCPHCDGPLFKGKRVAVIGGGNSGVEAAIDLAGIVEHVTLLEFAPEMKADQVLQDKVRSLKNVDIVLNAQTTEVKGDGSKVIGIEYRDRVSGDVHSVALSGIFVQIGLLPNTTWLEGAIERNRMGEIIIDAKCETSVKGVFAAGDCTTVPYKQIIIATGEGAKASLSAFDYLIRTKTA